Proteins from a single region of Streptomyces sp. HUAS 15-9:
- a CDS encoding carbohydrate ABC transporter permease: protein MSALAPQARRRPKLGWNLLGLLVFAAAGFPVYWMVNTAFKPAKDAIDPDPSLLPTGLTLGNFRRALDIADFWGPVGRSLIVSLTVVAIGIVVGMLAALAISRFAFRGRKIVIVGILAVQMVPLVAMIIPVFLLLNDLNQYDKLSGLIITYLTFILPFTVWTLRGFIVNIPRELEEAAMVDGCSRTGAFIRVVFPLLAPGMVATSVYGFIQAWNEYLYALMLLSQEHQTATVWLGNFTTKHGTEYAPMMAGATMMAVPIVALFLLVQRKMAAGLTAGAVKG from the coding sequence ATGAGTGCCCTCGCTCCCCAGGCGCGCCGGCGGCCGAAGCTCGGCTGGAACCTCCTCGGTCTGCTCGTCTTCGCCGCCGCGGGCTTCCCCGTCTACTGGATGGTCAACACGGCGTTCAAGCCCGCGAAGGACGCCATCGACCCGGACCCGAGCCTGCTGCCCACGGGCCTCACGCTCGGCAACTTCCGCCGGGCACTGGACATCGCCGACTTCTGGGGCCCGGTCGGCCGCAGCCTGATCGTGTCCCTGACCGTGGTGGCGATCGGCATCGTCGTCGGCATGCTGGCCGCGCTCGCCATCTCCCGGTTCGCCTTCCGCGGCCGCAAGATCGTGATCGTCGGCATCCTGGCGGTGCAGATGGTGCCGCTGGTCGCCATGATCATCCCGGTCTTCCTGCTGCTGAACGACCTGAACCAGTACGACAAGCTCTCCGGCCTGATCATCACCTATCTGACCTTCATCCTGCCCTTCACGGTGTGGACGCTGCGCGGATTCATCGTCAACATCCCCAGGGAACTGGAGGAGGCCGCGATGGTGGACGGCTGCTCCCGCACCGGCGCCTTCATCCGCGTCGTCTTCCCCCTTCTCGCCCCCGGCATGGTCGCCACCTCGGTCTACGGCTTCATCCAGGCCTGGAACGAGTATCTGTACGCCCTGATGCTGCTCAGCCAGGAGCACCAGACCGCGACCGTGTGGCTCGGCAACTTCACCACCAAGCACGGCACCGAATACGCCCCGATGATGGCCGGCGCCACCATGATGGCCGTGCCGATCGTCGCCCTCTTCCTCCTCGTCCAGCGCAAGATGGCCGCGGGCCTGACCGCGGGCGCAGTGAAGGGATAA
- a CDS encoding glycoside hydrolase family 3 protein, with protein MTTFASGTTASNSKDGLTRDALTVLQPGFPGTTAPDWLLRRLGEGLASVGLFGRNIASPEQLSALTDRLRAERDDVLVAIDEEGGDVTRLEVRTGSSFPGNHALGAVDDVELTREVALELGRRLAACGVNLNWAPSADVNSNPANPVIGVRSFGADTDLVARHTAAYVTGLQSAGVAACTKHFPGHGDTAVDSHHALPRIDADATLLASRELAPFRTAIEAGTRAVMSAHILVPALDPDHPATLSHRVLTELLRGELGYDGLIVTDGMEMQAIAATYGIERGSVLAIAAGADAICVGGGLADDETVRRLRDALVTAVRSGELPEERLADAAQRVRALARWAAAPTDEPAATARPDIGLVAARRALTVTRADSYVPAASAPYVAAFTPVANIAVGDETPWGVAAELGRLLPGTETGSFAGEDAASAALVAAGDRRIVAVVRDEHRHPWMAAALGTLLAARPDTIVVEMGVPQSPARGALHIATHGAARVCGRAAAEVIAGP; from the coding sequence ATGACGACATTCGCCAGCGGTACCACCGCGTCCAACTCCAAGGACGGCCTGACGCGCGACGCCCTCACCGTCCTCCAGCCCGGCTTCCCCGGCACCACGGCCCCCGACTGGCTGCTGCGCCGCCTCGGCGAAGGCCTGGCGTCCGTGGGCCTGTTCGGCCGCAACATCGCCTCGCCGGAACAACTGTCCGCCCTGACCGACCGGTTGCGGGCGGAACGGGACGACGTCCTGGTCGCGATCGACGAGGAGGGCGGGGACGTGACCCGCCTCGAGGTGCGGACCGGTTCCTCCTTCCCCGGCAACCACGCCCTGGGCGCGGTCGACGACGTAGAGCTGACCCGGGAGGTGGCCCTCGAACTCGGCCGCCGCCTCGCGGCCTGCGGCGTCAACCTCAACTGGGCCCCGTCCGCGGACGTCAACTCCAACCCCGCCAACCCGGTCATCGGTGTCCGCTCCTTCGGCGCCGACACCGACCTGGTCGCCCGGCACACGGCGGCCTATGTCACCGGCCTGCAGTCCGCCGGAGTCGCCGCCTGCACCAAGCACTTCCCCGGCCACGGCGACACGGCCGTCGACTCCCACCACGCCCTGCCCCGCATCGACGCGGACGCCACACTGCTCGCCTCCCGCGAACTGGCCCCCTTCCGCACCGCGATCGAGGCCGGCACCCGGGCCGTGATGAGCGCCCACATCCTGGTCCCGGCCCTGGACCCGGACCACCCGGCGACCCTGTCCCACCGGGTGCTCACCGAACTGCTGCGCGGCGAGCTCGGCTACGACGGCCTGATCGTCACCGACGGCATGGAGATGCAGGCCATCGCCGCCACCTACGGCATCGAGCGCGGCAGCGTCCTCGCCATCGCCGCGGGCGCCGACGCCATCTGCGTGGGCGGCGGCCTCGCCGACGACGAGACGGTACGGCGTCTGCGGGACGCCCTCGTCACGGCGGTCCGCTCCGGCGAACTCCCCGAGGAGCGCCTGGCGGACGCGGCGCAGCGGGTCCGCGCCCTCGCGCGCTGGGCGGCGGCCCCCACCGACGAGCCCGCCGCCACCGCACGGCCCGACATCGGCCTCGTCGCCGCCCGACGCGCGCTCACCGTCACCCGCGCCGACTCGTACGTGCCTGCGGCCTCGGCCCCGTACGTCGCCGCCTTCACCCCCGTCGCGAACATCGCCGTCGGTGACGAGACCCCCTGGGGCGTCGCCGCGGAGCTGGGCCGACTGCTGCCCGGCACGGAGACGGGGAGCTTCGCGGGGGAGGACGCGGCGTCGGCGGCGCTCGTCGCGGCGGGCGACCGCCGGATCGTGGCCGTCGTCCGCGACGAGCACCGGCACCCCTGGATGGCTGCGGCCCTCGGCACCCTCCTGGCGGCCCGCCCGGACACCATCGTGGTCGAGATGGGCGTTCCCCAGTCCCCGGCACGCGGCGCCCTGCACATCGCCACGCACGGCGCGGCCCGGGTCTGCGGCCGCGCGGCGGCGGAGGTCATCGCGGGCCCGTAG
- the nagB gene encoding glucosamine-6-phosphate deaminase encodes MEVVIVPDAEAGGELIAEAMTQLLRRKPEALLGVATGSTPLPIYQALTATVRSGAVDISRARIAQLDEYVGLPAEHPESYRSVLRREVLEPLGIKMAAFMGPDGTAEDVRAACAAYDRALAEAGGVDLQLLGIGTDGHIGFNEPCSSLASRTRIKTLTEQTRIDNARFFDGDIEQVPHHVITQGIGTILEARHLVLLATGEGKADAVAATVEGPVAAVCPASALQLHPHATVVVDEAAASKLKLADYFRHTYANKPDWQGI; translated from the coding sequence GTGGAAGTTGTCATCGTTCCGGACGCCGAGGCGGGTGGCGAACTGATCGCCGAGGCCATGACACAGTTGCTGCGGCGCAAGCCCGAAGCGCTGCTCGGTGTGGCCACCGGCTCGACCCCGCTGCCCATCTACCAGGCGCTGACGGCCACGGTGCGCTCCGGCGCGGTGGACATCTCACGGGCCCGGATCGCACAGCTCGACGAGTATGTGGGGCTGCCCGCGGAGCACCCGGAGTCCTACCGCTCGGTGCTGCGGCGGGAGGTGCTGGAGCCGCTCGGGATCAAGATGGCCGCGTTCATGGGGCCGGACGGCACTGCGGAGGACGTGCGGGCGGCGTGCGCGGCGTACGACAGGGCGCTCGCCGAGGCCGGCGGGGTGGACCTGCAGCTGCTCGGGATAGGCACCGACGGGCACATCGGGTTCAACGAGCCGTGCTCCTCCCTCGCCTCGCGCACGCGGATCAAGACGCTGACCGAGCAGACCCGGATCGACAACGCGCGCTTCTTCGACGGGGACATCGAGCAGGTGCCGCATCACGTCATCACCCAGGGCATAGGCACGATCCTGGAGGCGCGGCACCTGGTGCTGCTCGCCACCGGCGAGGGCAAGGCGGACGCGGTCGCCGCGACCGTGGAGGGGCCGGTGGCCGCGGTCTGCCCGGCTTCAGCCCTTCAACTGCACCCGCACGCGACCGTGGTCGTCGACGAGGCGGCCGCGTCCAAGCTGAAGCTGGCGGACTACTTCCGGCACACGTACGCCAACAAGCCGGACTGGCAGGGGATCTGA
- a CDS encoding TetR/AcrR family transcriptional regulator has translation MVRSEETKPQAGAATRVRGRPRSFDRETALEKAVMAFWERGYEATSVSDLTRIMGIGAPSLYAAFGDKRSLFEEVVRVYAGSYGSFTRRALDEEVTARAAVERLLREAAVEFTDPGHPYGCLVTHAATNCTTPEVEEALRRRRNADVAALESRIKADVATGELPEGTDAGALARHAAAVFQGMSQQARDGASREELEAVAEIAMAIWPRS, from the coding sequence ATGGTGCGAAGCGAGGAGACGAAACCGCAGGCCGGGGCGGCGACCAGGGTGCGCGGCCGCCCCCGCTCCTTCGACCGCGAGACGGCGCTGGAGAAGGCCGTCATGGCCTTCTGGGAGCGCGGCTACGAGGCGACCTCCGTCTCCGACCTCACCCGGATCATGGGTATCGGCGCCCCGAGCCTGTATGCGGCCTTCGGGGACAAGCGCTCCCTGTTCGAGGAGGTGGTGCGGGTCTACGCCGGGTCGTACGGCTCGTTCACGCGCCGCGCCCTGGACGAGGAGGTGACGGCCCGCGCCGCGGTGGAGCGGCTGCTGCGCGAGGCGGCGGTGGAGTTCACCGATCCCGGCCATCCGTACGGCTGCCTGGTGACTCATGCCGCGACCAACTGCACGACTCCCGAGGTCGAGGAGGCCCTGCGGCGCCGGCGCAACGCCGACGTGGCCGCCCTCGAGAGCCGTATAAAAGCGGACGTCGCGACCGGTGAGCTGCCGGAAGGGACCGACGCCGGCGCGCTCGCCCGCCATGCGGCCGCCGTCTTCCAGGGCATGTCCCAGCAGGCGCGCGACGGCGCGAGTCGTGAGGAACTCGAGGCGGTCGCGGAAATTGCCATGGCCATCTGGCCCCGCAGCTGA
- a CDS encoding sensor histidine kinase has protein sequence MNELVRQHTALDDSDLEWLHLLVSEWQLLSDLSFADLVLWVPTLDGTRYVSVAQMRPNTGPTSYQDDMVGHLVPRGRRPMLDAALDEGRIVREGDPEWREEVPVRVESIPVRREGRVLGVIARNTNLLTVRTPSRLELTYLQSASDLAQMIAAGSFPFPNQQVDMDASPRVGDGLIRVDADGIVQYASPNALSAFHRMGLASDLVGQHLGTTTAELAPTRGPVDEALAKLASGWAPREFEIEANDGVIQFRAIPLKPKGTRIGSLVLLRDVTELRRRERELITKDATIREIHHRVKNNLQTVAALLRLQARRIESDRGREALEEAVRRVGSIAIVHETLSQNLDERVEFDEIADRVLAMVAEISPGKVTGRRSGIFGVLDAEVATPLSMVLTEILQNALEHGFREGETGTVEVSAVRGGTSKEARLLVTVQDDGVGLPEDFDPQTAGNLGLQIVRTLVEGELGGTFDMVPAPGRGTRVILDIPVRTHK, from the coding sequence ATGAACGAACTCGTACGCCAGCACACAGCCCTCGACGACTCCGATCTCGAGTGGCTCCACCTGCTGGTCTCGGAGTGGCAGCTGCTCTCCGACCTGTCCTTCGCCGACCTGGTCCTGTGGGTTCCCACTCTCGACGGCACGCGGTACGTCTCGGTCGCCCAGATGCGGCCCAACACAGGCCCCACCTCCTACCAGGACGACATGGTCGGCCACCTCGTGCCGCGCGGCCGCCGGCCCATGCTGGACGCGGCGCTCGACGAGGGCCGGATCGTGCGCGAGGGCGACCCGGAGTGGCGCGAGGAGGTCCCCGTACGGGTCGAGTCCATCCCCGTACGGCGGGAGGGGCGGGTCCTCGGTGTCATCGCCCGCAACACCAATCTGCTCACCGTCCGGACCCCGAGCCGCCTGGAGCTGACCTACCTCCAGAGCGCGTCCGACCTTGCGCAGATGATCGCGGCCGGTTCCTTCCCCTTCCCCAACCAGCAGGTCGACATGGATGCCTCGCCGCGCGTCGGCGACGGCCTGATCCGGGTCGACGCGGACGGCATCGTCCAGTACGCCTCACCGAACGCCCTGTCCGCCTTCCACCGCATGGGCCTCGCCTCCGACCTCGTCGGCCAGCACCTGGGCACGACCACCGCGGAACTCGCCCCGACCCGGGGACCGGTGGACGAGGCGCTGGCCAAGCTCGCCAGCGGCTGGGCGCCCCGGGAGTTCGAGATCGAGGCGAACGACGGAGTGATCCAGTTCCGGGCGATCCCGCTCAAACCCAAGGGCACCCGCATCGGTTCGCTGGTTCTGCTCCGGGATGTCACCGAACTGCGCCGCCGCGAACGCGAGTTGATCACCAAGGACGCGACCATCCGGGAGATCCACCATCGGGTGAAGAACAACCTCCAGACGGTCGCGGCCCTGCTTCGCCTCCAGGCCCGGCGTATCGAGTCCGACCGGGGCAGGGAGGCGCTGGAGGAGGCGGTACGGCGGGTCGGCTCGATCGCTATCGTGCACGAGACGCTGTCCCAGAACCTGGACGAACGCGTGGAGTTCGACGAGATCGCCGACCGGGTGCTCGCGATGGTCGCCGAGATCTCGCCCGGCAAGGTCACCGGCCGGCGCAGCGGCATCTTCGGTGTGCTCGACGCCGAGGTCGCGACCCCGCTGTCCATGGTGCTGACCGAAATCCTGCAGAACGCCCTCGAACACGGCTTCCGGGAGGGCGAAACCGGCACGGTCGAGGTCTCGGCGGTCCGCGGCGGCACCAGCAAGGAGGCCCGACTCCTCGTCACCGTCCAGGACGACGGCGTCGGCCTGCCCGAGGACTTCGACCCGCAGACCGCGGGCAACCTGGGGCTGCAGATCGTACGGACCCTGGTCGAGGGCGAGTTGGGCGGCACGTTCGACATGGTCCCGGCGCCTGGGCGGGGGACACGGGTGATCCTGGACATTCCGGTACGAACGCATAAGTAA
- a CDS encoding WhiB family transcriptional regulator yields MDWRHNAVCREEDPELFFPIGNTGPALLQIEEAKAVCRRCPVIEQCLQWALESGQDSGVWGGLSEDERRAMKRRAARNRARQASA; encoded by the coding sequence ATGGACTGGCGTCACAACGCCGTTTGCCGCGAGGAAGACCCCGAGCTCTTCTTCCCCATCGGCAACACCGGTCCTGCGCTGCTGCAGATCGAGGAAGCCAAGGCCGTCTGCCGTCGCTGCCCCGTTATCGAGCAGTGCCTGCAGTGGGCGCTTGAGTCCGGCCAGGACTCCGGCGTCTGGGGTGGTCTCAGCGAGGACGAGCGCCGCGCCATGAAGCGCCGCGCCGCCCGCAACCGGGCCCGTCAGGCCTCCGCCTGA
- a CDS encoding diacylglycerol/lipid kinase family protein: MRALLVVNPAATTTSARRRDVLIHALASEMKLEAVTTEYRGHARDLGRQAAESDDIDLVVALGGDGTVNEVVNGLLHDGPDPERLPGLAVVPGGSTNVFARALGLPNDPVEATGALLDALREERERVVGLGLTSGTPGTEDEAVPARWFTFNAGLGFDAGVVGRVEQQRERGRKSTHALYVRQVARQFLGEQHRRHGTITLERPGADPVTGLVVAIVSNTSPWTYLGNRPMYTSPKASFDKGIDVLGLSRLSTAAVARYGTQLLTSSPERGPHGRHATSLHDLDQFTLHSKVPLPLQMDGDHLGLRTSVTFTGVRRALRVIV, encoded by the coding sequence ATGCGTGCACTTCTCGTGGTCAATCCGGCGGCAACCACCACAAGCGCACGTAGGCGTGACGTGCTGATCCACGCTCTGGCGAGCGAGATGAAGCTGGAGGCGGTCACCACCGAGTACCGCGGTCACGCACGCGACCTCGGCCGCCAGGCCGCCGAGAGCGACGACATAGACCTGGTGGTGGCCCTCGGCGGCGACGGCACCGTCAACGAGGTCGTCAACGGTCTCCTCCACGACGGCCCCGATCCCGAGCGCCTTCCCGGCCTCGCCGTGGTCCCCGGCGGCTCCACCAATGTCTTCGCCCGCGCCCTGGGTCTGCCCAACGATCCCGTGGAGGCGACCGGCGCCCTGCTGGACGCGCTGCGCGAGGAACGCGAGCGTGTCGTCGGCCTCGGACTCACCTCGGGCACTCCCGGCACGGAGGACGAGGCCGTTCCCGCCCGCTGGTTCACCTTCAACGCCGGCCTCGGTTTCGACGCGGGCGTCGTCGGCCGAGTCGAGCAGCAGCGCGAGCGCGGCAGGAAGTCCACCCACGCGCTCTACGTCCGTCAGGTCGCCCGGCAGTTTCTCGGCGAGCAGCACCGGCGGCACGGCACGATCACGCTCGAGCGGCCCGGCGCCGACCCGGTGACCGGTCTCGTCGTGGCGATAGTCTCGAACACGTCCCCTTGGACCTATCTCGGCAATCGCCCTATGTACACGTCACCTAAGGCCTCGTTCGATAAAGGCATCGACGTACTCGGTCTCAGCCGTCTGTCCACGGCCGCGGTTGCCCGGTATGGCACGCAGTTGCTCACTTCGTCCCCCGAGCGCGGCCCCCATGGAAGGCATGCCACCTCCCTGCACGATCTGGACCAGTTCACCTTGCATTCGAAGGTGCCACTGCCCCTCCAGATGGACGGAGACCACCTCGGGCTGCGTACGAGCGTGACGTTCACAGGCGTACGCCGCGCACTGCGTGTGATTGTGTGA
- a CDS encoding RNA polymerase sigma factor SigF, which yields MRDEERGTRELPVEGAGSADGSRRMADGIDGIPEQARPHPEDDSAEAGFEGAVQSASPAGRNGGVSPIHGGAPARAKPRVGEEARARGRATGGTMSEHERDDELGAQGVPGLQGAHHDPQDRSGARAMFVELRKLKEGSPEYAELRNQLVRMHLPLVEHLARRFRNRGEPLDDLTQVATIGLIKSVDRFDPERGVEFSTYATPTVVGEIKRHFRDKGWAVRVPRRLQELRLALTTATAELSQQHGRSPTVHELAEKLAISEEEVLEGLESANAYSTLSLDVPDTDDESPAVADTLGAEDEALEGVEYRESLKPLLEDLPPREKRILLLRFFGNMTQSQIAQEVGISQMHVSRLLARTLAQLREKLLVEE from the coding sequence GTGCGGGACGAAGAGCGTGGCACACGGGAGCTGCCGGTCGAGGGCGCAGGCTCTGCGGACGGTTCCCGACGCATGGCTGACGGCATCGACGGCATCCCCGAGCAGGCCAGGCCGCATCCGGAGGACGACTCCGCGGAGGCCGGCTTCGAAGGTGCCGTGCAGAGCGCGTCTCCGGCAGGGCGGAACGGGGGCGTGTCCCCCATCCATGGGGGTGCCCCCGCTCGAGCGAAGCCGAGAGTGGGGGAGGAGGCGAGGGCTCGGGGAAGGGCGACGGGCGGGACGATGAGCGAGCACGAACGGGACGACGAGCTGGGCGCGCAGGGCGTACCGGGTCTGCAGGGTGCGCATCACGACCCGCAGGACCGCAGCGGAGCGCGCGCGATGTTCGTCGAACTGCGCAAGCTGAAGGAGGGCAGCCCCGAGTACGCGGAGCTGCGCAACCAGCTGGTCCGCATGCACCTGCCGCTCGTCGAGCACCTCGCGCGCCGGTTCCGCAACCGCGGTGAGCCGCTGGACGACCTCACCCAGGTCGCCACGATCGGTCTGATCAAGTCGGTGGACCGCTTCGACCCGGAACGCGGCGTGGAGTTCTCGACGTACGCCACCCCGACGGTCGTCGGCGAGATCAAGCGGCACTTCCGGGACAAGGGCTGGGCGGTCCGTGTTCCGCGCCGCCTGCAGGAGCTGCGCCTGGCGCTGACCACGGCCACGGCCGAGCTCTCCCAGCAGCACGGCCGCTCCCCCACGGTCCACGAACTCGCCGAGAAGCTCGCCATCTCGGAGGAGGAGGTCCTGGAGGGCCTGGAGTCGGCCAACGCGTACTCCACCCTCTCGCTGGACGTCCCCGACACCGACGACGAGTCCCCGGCCGTCGCCGACACCCTCGGCGCGGAGGACGAGGCGCTGGAGGGCGTGGAGTACCGCGAGTCCCTCAAGCCGCTCCTGGAGGACCTCCCGCCCCGCGAGAAGCGAATCCTGCTGCTCCGCTTCTTCGGCAACATGACCCAGTCCCAGATCGCCCAGGAGGTGGGCATCTCCCAGATGCACGTCTCCCGCCTCCTGGCCCGAACCCTGGCCCAGCTCCGGGAGAAGCTGCTGGTGGAGGAGTAA
- a CDS encoding anti-sigma regulatory factor — MSQIAGEPATQDFVEVRLPAAGAYLSVLRTATAGLAARLDFTLDEIEDLRIAVDEACAILLQQAVPGSVLSCVFRLVDDSLEVTVSAPTTDGHAPSRDTFAWTVLSALAGKVSSAVDEDKTVSISLYKQRGAGPGPA, encoded by the coding sequence GTGTCCCAGATCGCAGGCGAGCCCGCGACCCAGGACTTCGTGGAAGTCCGGCTGCCGGCTGCGGGTGCCTACCTTTCGGTGCTTCGGACGGCCACGGCCGGTCTCGCGGCTCGTTTGGACTTCACCCTGGACGAGATCGAGGACCTGCGCATCGCCGTGGACGAGGCCTGCGCGATCCTGCTCCAGCAGGCCGTGCCCGGCTCGGTGCTCAGCTGTGTCTTCCGGCTCGTCGACGACTCACTGGAGGTCACGGTGTCGGCCCCGACGACGGACGGCCACGCGCCCTCGCGGGACACCTTCGCCTGGACCGTGCTGTCGGCCCTGGCGGGCAAGGTCTCCTCGGCCGTCGACGAGGACAAGACCGTGTCGATCAGCCTCTACAAACAGCGCGGCGCGGGACCCGGGCCGGCGTGA
- a CDS encoding UBP-type zinc finger domain-containing protein: MKQCTHADALPHPEPDPQNETCPECLARGTHPVQLRLCLSCGHVGCCDSSPGRHATEHHERSGHPVMRTFEPGENWRWCFVDHVLV; the protein is encoded by the coding sequence ATGAAACAGTGCACGCATGCCGACGCGCTGCCGCATCCCGAACCGGATCCGCAGAACGAGACCTGTCCGGAGTGTCTCGCGCGCGGTACGCACCCGGTGCAGCTGCGGTTGTGCCTGAGCTGTGGCCACGTCGGCTGCTGCGACTCCTCGCCGGGGAGACACGCCACGGAGCACCACGAGCGGTCCGGTCACCCCGTGATGCGGACCTTCGAGCCCGGTGAGAACTGGCGGTGGTGCTTCGTCGACCACGTACTCGTGTGA
- a CDS encoding Na+/H+ antiporter — MDVMPLLLLVAGSAAVAAAARRTPVPAPLLLVAVGLAVSYVPGVPDYTLDPEVVLPLLLPPLLYTSATDSSYLDLRAQLRPVALLSVGYVLFATFVVGWAVYQIVPGMPLTAALVLGAVVAPPDAVAATAVARRVGLPSRITTILQGESLLNDATAITAYKVALAAAVGEAASWTGGIREFLVAAVGGVGVGLVLMAPLHWLRTHLKEPLIQNTLSLLIPFVAYGVAEQVHASGVLAVVVVALYLGHRAWEVDFATRLQEEAVWKMVAFILESAVFALIGLQLPVVLKGLGEYEGPQATWYAVAVFLVVVVARFVWVYPATFLPRMLSARIREREADPTWRGAMVTSWAGMRGVVSLAVAFSIPATTHGGHPFPQRNLILFLTFTTVIGTLVVQGLTLPPLIRLLKFPGRDAQAETLAEANAQAQASRAAEQRLDELLSDERNALPPPLADRLRNVLERRRNAVWERLGQVNPVTGETVDDTYRRLSREMIGAEREVFVKLRDHRYIDDEMLRTLLRRLDLEEAAAYREAA, encoded by the coding sequence ATGGACGTGATGCCGCTGCTGTTGCTGGTGGCGGGCAGTGCGGCGGTCGCCGCGGCGGCGCGGCGCACCCCGGTGCCGGCGCCGCTGCTGCTGGTCGCGGTCGGCCTGGCTGTCTCGTACGTCCCAGGGGTGCCCGACTACACCCTCGACCCCGAGGTCGTACTCCCGCTCCTGCTGCCGCCGCTGCTGTACACCTCGGCCACCGACAGCTCGTACCTGGACCTGCGCGCGCAGTTGCGCCCGGTGGCGCTGCTGTCGGTCGGGTACGTGCTCTTCGCGACCTTCGTCGTCGGCTGGGCTGTTTATCAGATCGTCCCGGGGATGCCACTGACCGCGGCGCTGGTGCTCGGCGCGGTGGTCGCGCCGCCGGACGCGGTGGCGGCGACGGCGGTCGCGCGCCGGGTGGGGCTGCCCTCGCGCATCACGACGATCCTCCAGGGCGAGTCCCTGCTGAACGACGCCACCGCGATCACCGCCTACAAGGTGGCCCTGGCCGCCGCCGTCGGGGAGGCCGCCAGCTGGACCGGCGGGATCCGTGAGTTCCTGGTCGCGGCCGTGGGCGGCGTCGGGGTCGGTCTGGTGCTGATGGCCCCCCTCCACTGGCTGCGCACTCACCTGAAGGAGCCGCTGATCCAGAACACGCTCTCCCTGCTGATCCCGTTCGTCGCGTACGGCGTCGCCGAGCAGGTGCACGCCTCGGGCGTCCTCGCGGTCGTGGTCGTCGCCCTCTATCTGGGGCACCGCGCGTGGGAGGTCGACTTCGCCACCCGCCTCCAGGAGGAGGCGGTGTGGAAGATGGTCGCCTTCATCCTGGAGTCGGCGGTCTTCGCGCTCATCGGACTGCAGCTGCCGGTCGTCCTCAAGGGCCTCGGCGAGTACGAGGGCCCGCAGGCCACCTGGTACGCGGTGGCCGTCTTCCTGGTGGTCGTCGTGGCCCGGTTCGTCTGGGTCTATCCGGCCACCTTCCTGCCGCGGATGCTGTCGGCGCGGATCAGGGAGCGCGAGGCGGACCCCACCTGGAGGGGTGCGATGGTCACCTCGTGGGCCGGAATGCGCGGGGTGGTGTCCCTGGCCGTCGCCTTCTCCATCCCGGCCACGACGCATGGCGGCCACCCCTTCCCGCAGCGCAACCTGATCCTGTTCCTGACCTTCACGACGGTCATCGGGACGCTGGTGGTGCAGGGCCTGACGCTGCCCCCGCTGATCCGCCTGCTGAAGTTCCCCGGACGCGACGCCCAGGCCGAGACGCTCGCCGAGGCCAACGCCCAGGCGCAGGCCTCCCGTGCCGCCGAGCAGCGCCTCGACGAGCTCCTCTCCGACGAGCGCAACGCCCTGCCGCCGCCGCTCGCCGACCGCCTCCGTAACGTTCTGGAGCGCCGCCGCAACGCCGTCTGGGAGCGGCTCGGCCAGGTCAACCCCGTCACCGGCGAGACCGTCGACGACACCTACCGCAGGCTGTCCCGGGAGATGATCGGCGCCGAGCGCGAGGTGTTCGTCAAGCTGCGCGACCACCGCTACATCGACGACGAGATGCTCCGCACCCTGCTGCGCAGGCTGGACCTGGAGGAGGCGGCGGCCTACCGGGAAGCGGCGTAG